In Zingiber officinale cultivar Zhangliang chromosome 1A, Zo_v1.1, whole genome shotgun sequence, a genomic segment contains:
- the LOC122027438 gene encoding uncharacterized protein LOC122027438 isoform X1 produces the protein MLKKVPALCFGPDENSHVSTYRMVLERFPVSLNKRPWSKIEKDNLAKGIKQQYQEMLLLNSMNMESDKECTSDSNLMSAVTLSHLEFTPEMCRSFIPMVNWDRLASMYILGRSGAECEARWLNCEDSMINHEPWTAEEDKKLLFILQERGIYNWIEISITLGTHRTPFQCLVRYQRSLNPHILNKDWTEEEDAQLRAAVENYGENNWQIVASCLEGRLGNQCSNRWSRTVNPARKKVGRWSVDEDKLLKVAVKLFGAKNWVKIAQFIPGRTQIQCRERWLNCLDPSLNLQPWTAEEDIKLLDAVAIHGNCWSKIATCIPPRTDNQCRRRWKILCPEELLMLQSATQIKKSALISNFVSRERERPAIGTKDFTSVLGSTMVQKIAGPKVRKRKLRADQPKKLTTRTRKAKGNSEKVNFINRDNIRRKSRSKSIRHCKDNATEDCMRNTTANILPENAETVTVVSLSAGQGMCLEKTMDKSLSENPRTSNINSKVSALANSTPDGTSNPSVDAAPDENQRTSIINSKVPALANSAADKRFNDLPHVLCLNATSSVDIKRKRKKASENLYTSRINSRSPSIESLTDCIANSSVDIRRKITSNGNISRSSKASTNLLHISQVQKSCEENVVELGVPNTSELVPPDLHSFGANSNTSIPECVSWPTKKRKRSKPQGALARVSDDNNLLASGVDTSAVRGTERAMSMGSSLKVPAEDGQMENSHELCQETNTQSEEANRPTMYNDSNDYLSLSTFCNMEKGKLGCTVKTKSAQTANSTIIQSTDVSIDGVGDVSPAMLHGSAKGKQSGILTEEETRTNADSSKQGALPDTDVQDDDCYLSTFYERVKRHHRDKSRKLQSGRKLTEIINCFDCHYFKISGSVAATAWK, from the exons ATGCTGAAGAAAGTTCCTGCTTTATGTTTTGGCCCAGATGAGAACTCTCATGTTTCTACATATAGAATGGTACTTGAAAGATTCCCCGTTTCACTTAATAAACGACCATGGTCAAAGATTGAGAAAGACAATCTTGCAAAAGGAATAAAGCAACAGTATCAAGAGATGCTGCTTTTGAACTCAATGAATATGGAAAG TGACAAAGAGTGCACATCAGATTCAAATCTAATGTCTGCAGTGACACTAAGTCATCTCGAATTCACACCTGAAATGTGTAGGTCATTTATACCAATGGTAAATTGGGATCGTTTAGCTTCCATGTATATCTTGGGGCGTTCAGGTGCAGAATGTGAAGCAag GTGGTTGAACTGTGAGGATTCTATGATCAATCATGAACCTTGGACAGCAGAGGAGGATAAGAAGCTTCTATTTATTTTACAAGAAAGGGGCATTTACAATTGGATAGAAATTTCAATCACATTGGGTACACATCGAACACCATTCCAATGCTTAGTACGTTACCAACGGAGTCTTAATCCTCATATTCTTAACAAGGACTGgacagaggaagaagatgcacagcTTCGTGCAGCTGTAGAGAACTATGGCGAAAATAACTGGCAGATTGTAGCTTCTTGCTTAGAAGGGCGTTTGGGTAATCAATGTTCTAATCG GTGGTCCAGAACCGTTAACCCTGCAAGGAAGAAAGTAGGCAGGTGGTCAGTCGATGAGGATAAACTGCTAAAAGTAGCAGTGAAGCTATTTGGGGCAAAAAATTGGGTTAAGATAGCTCAGTTTATACCAGGTCGGACCCAGATACAAtgtcgagaaag GTGGCTTAACTGTTTGGATCCATCCTTGAATTTACAGCCTTGGACTGCAGAAGAGGATATCAAGCTCTTAGATGCTGTTGCAATTCATGGAAATTGTTGGTCCAAAATTGCTACTTGCATTCCTCCACGCACTGACAACCAATGCAGAAG GAGATGGAAGATTCTTTGCCCTGAAGAATTGCTCATGCTTCAATCTGCAACGCAGATAAAGAAGAGTGCGCTTATTTCTAATTTTGTAAGCCGAGAAAGAGAGCGACCAGCAATTGGTACTAAGGACTTTACATCTGTTCTTGGTTCTACTATGGTTCAGAAAATTGCCGGTCCAAAAGTAAGGAAGAGAAAGCTAAG GGCCGATCAACCTAAGAAGTTGACAACTAGGACCAGAAAAGCCAAAGGAAACTCAGAAAAGGTTAATTTCATAAACAG GGATAATATACGAAGAAAGTCCAGATCTAAATCCATAAGGCACTGTAAAGATAATGCAACTGAAGATTGTATGAGAAATACAACAGCCAATATACTGCCAGAGAATGCAGAAACTGTAACTGTTGTAAGCTTGAGTGCTGGGCAAGGTATGTGCCTTGAGAAGACAATGGATAAAAGTTTGAG TGAAAATCCAAGGACCTCAAATATCAACTCCAAAGTATCTGCTCTAGCAAATTCAACACCAGATGGCACATCTAATCCTTCAGTTGATGCAGCTCCTGATGAAAATCAAAGGACCTCAATTATCAACTCCAAAGTACCTGCTCTAGCAAATTCAGCAGCAGATAAAAGATTTAATGATTTGCCTCATGTTTTATGTTTGAATGCTACTTCTAGTGTGGacattaaaaggaaaagaaagaaagcaAG TGAAAATCTATATACATCGAGGATCAACTCCAGATCACCTTCTATAGAGAGTTTGACAGATTGCATAGCCAATTCTTCGGTTGATATTAGAAGGAAAATCACTTCCAATGGGAATATTTCAAGGAGCTCGAAAGCAAG TACGAATCTACTCCACATATCTCAAGTACAAAAATCTTGTGAGGAAAATGTTGTAGAACTTGGCGTGCCCAATACTTCCGAACTTGTTCCTCCTGATTTGCATTCTTTTGGTGCTAATTCTAATACTTCTATCCCAGAATGTGTCAGTTGGCCAACCAAGAAAAGGAAAAG AAGTAAGCCACAAGGTGCTCTAGCTCGTGTAAGTGATGACAACAATTTACTGGCGTCTGGGGTTGATACTTCTGCTGTCCGTGGCACTGAGAGAGCAATGAGTATGGGCTCAAG TTTAAAAGTGCCTGCTGAAGACGGTCAAATGGAGAACTCTCA TGAACTTTGCCAGGAAACCAACACACAATCTGAAGAAGCTAACAGACCTACCATGTATAATGACAGCAATGACTATTTGTCTCTTTCAACATTTTGTAATATGGAAAAAGGAAAACTGGGTTGTACAGTTAAGACAAAGAGCGCACAAACTGCAAATTCAACTATTATACAGTCTACGGATGTTAGTATTGATGGCGTTGGCGATGTATCTCCAGCCATGCTTCATGGGAGTGCCAAAGGAAAACAGTCAGGTATACTTACTGAAGAGGAAACGAGGACTAATGCTGATTCATCTAAGCAAGGAGCTCTACCTGATACCGATGTCCAAGATGATGATTGCTATCTTTCCACATTTTATGAGCGAGTGAAAAGACACCATCGTGACAAGTCAAGAAAAT TACAATCTGGGAGGAAGTTAACTGAAATCATCAACTGTTTTGATTGCCACTACTTCAAGATCTCGGGTTCAGTAGCAGCAACAGCATGGAAGTAA
- the LOC122027438 gene encoding uncharacterized protein LOC122027438 isoform X2, with protein MLKKVPALCFGPDENSHVSTYRMVLERFPVSLNKRPWSKIEKDNLAKGIKQQYQEMLLLNSMNMESDKECTSDSNLMSAVTLSHLEFTPEMCRSFIPMVNWDRLASMYILGRSGAECEARWLNCEDSMINHEPWTAEEDKKLLFILQERGIYNWIEISITLEEEDAQLRAAVENYGENNWQIVASCLEGRLGNQCSNRWSRTVNPARKKVGRWSVDEDKLLKVAVKLFGAKNWVKIAQFIPGRTQIQCRERWLNCLDPSLNLQPWTAEEDIKLLDAVAIHGNCWSKIATCIPPRTDNQCRRRWKILCPEELLMLQSATQIKKSALISNFVSRERERPAIGTKDFTSVLGSTMVQKIAGPKVRKRKLRADQPKKLTTRTRKAKGNSEKVNFINRDNIRRKSRSKSIRHCKDNATEDCMRNTTANILPENAETVTVVSLSAGQGMCLEKTMDKSLSENPRTSNINSKVSALANSTPDGTSNPSVDAAPDENQRTSIINSKVPALANSAADKRFNDLPHVLCLNATSSVDIKRKRKKASENLYTSRINSRSPSIESLTDCIANSSVDIRRKITSNGNISRSSKASTNLLHISQVQKSCEENVVELGVPNTSELVPPDLHSFGANSNTSIPECVSWPTKKRKRSKPQGALARVSDDNNLLASGVDTSAVRGTERAMSMGSSLKVPAEDGQMENSHELCQETNTQSEEANRPTMYNDSNDYLSLSTFCNMEKGKLGCTVKTKSAQTANSTIIQSTDVSIDGVGDVSPAMLHGSAKGKQSGILTEEETRTNADSSKQGALPDTDVQDDDCYLSTFYERVKRHHRDKSRKLQSGRKLTEIINCFDCHYFKISGSVAATAWK; from the exons ATGCTGAAGAAAGTTCCTGCTTTATGTTTTGGCCCAGATGAGAACTCTCATGTTTCTACATATAGAATGGTACTTGAAAGATTCCCCGTTTCACTTAATAAACGACCATGGTCAAAGATTGAGAAAGACAATCTTGCAAAAGGAATAAAGCAACAGTATCAAGAGATGCTGCTTTTGAACTCAATGAATATGGAAAG TGACAAAGAGTGCACATCAGATTCAAATCTAATGTCTGCAGTGACACTAAGTCATCTCGAATTCACACCTGAAATGTGTAGGTCATTTATACCAATGGTAAATTGGGATCGTTTAGCTTCCATGTATATCTTGGGGCGTTCAGGTGCAGAATGTGAAGCAag GTGGTTGAACTGTGAGGATTCTATGATCAATCATGAACCTTGGACAGCAGAGGAGGATAAGAAGCTTCTATTTATTTTACAAGAAAGGGGCATTTACAATTGGATAGAAATTTCAATCACATTGG aggaagaagatgcacagcTTCGTGCAGCTGTAGAGAACTATGGCGAAAATAACTGGCAGATTGTAGCTTCTTGCTTAGAAGGGCGTTTGGGTAATCAATGTTCTAATCG GTGGTCCAGAACCGTTAACCCTGCAAGGAAGAAAGTAGGCAGGTGGTCAGTCGATGAGGATAAACTGCTAAAAGTAGCAGTGAAGCTATTTGGGGCAAAAAATTGGGTTAAGATAGCTCAGTTTATACCAGGTCGGACCCAGATACAAtgtcgagaaag GTGGCTTAACTGTTTGGATCCATCCTTGAATTTACAGCCTTGGACTGCAGAAGAGGATATCAAGCTCTTAGATGCTGTTGCAATTCATGGAAATTGTTGGTCCAAAATTGCTACTTGCATTCCTCCACGCACTGACAACCAATGCAGAAG GAGATGGAAGATTCTTTGCCCTGAAGAATTGCTCATGCTTCAATCTGCAACGCAGATAAAGAAGAGTGCGCTTATTTCTAATTTTGTAAGCCGAGAAAGAGAGCGACCAGCAATTGGTACTAAGGACTTTACATCTGTTCTTGGTTCTACTATGGTTCAGAAAATTGCCGGTCCAAAAGTAAGGAAGAGAAAGCTAAG GGCCGATCAACCTAAGAAGTTGACAACTAGGACCAGAAAAGCCAAAGGAAACTCAGAAAAGGTTAATTTCATAAACAG GGATAATATACGAAGAAAGTCCAGATCTAAATCCATAAGGCACTGTAAAGATAATGCAACTGAAGATTGTATGAGAAATACAACAGCCAATATACTGCCAGAGAATGCAGAAACTGTAACTGTTGTAAGCTTGAGTGCTGGGCAAGGTATGTGCCTTGAGAAGACAATGGATAAAAGTTTGAG TGAAAATCCAAGGACCTCAAATATCAACTCCAAAGTATCTGCTCTAGCAAATTCAACACCAGATGGCACATCTAATCCTTCAGTTGATGCAGCTCCTGATGAAAATCAAAGGACCTCAATTATCAACTCCAAAGTACCTGCTCTAGCAAATTCAGCAGCAGATAAAAGATTTAATGATTTGCCTCATGTTTTATGTTTGAATGCTACTTCTAGTGTGGacattaaaaggaaaagaaagaaagcaAG TGAAAATCTATATACATCGAGGATCAACTCCAGATCACCTTCTATAGAGAGTTTGACAGATTGCATAGCCAATTCTTCGGTTGATATTAGAAGGAAAATCACTTCCAATGGGAATATTTCAAGGAGCTCGAAAGCAAG TACGAATCTACTCCACATATCTCAAGTACAAAAATCTTGTGAGGAAAATGTTGTAGAACTTGGCGTGCCCAATACTTCCGAACTTGTTCCTCCTGATTTGCATTCTTTTGGTGCTAATTCTAATACTTCTATCCCAGAATGTGTCAGTTGGCCAACCAAGAAAAGGAAAAG AAGTAAGCCACAAGGTGCTCTAGCTCGTGTAAGTGATGACAACAATTTACTGGCGTCTGGGGTTGATACTTCTGCTGTCCGTGGCACTGAGAGAGCAATGAGTATGGGCTCAAG TTTAAAAGTGCCTGCTGAAGACGGTCAAATGGAGAACTCTCA TGAACTTTGCCAGGAAACCAACACACAATCTGAAGAAGCTAACAGACCTACCATGTATAATGACAGCAATGACTATTTGTCTCTTTCAACATTTTGTAATATGGAAAAAGGAAAACTGGGTTGTACAGTTAAGACAAAGAGCGCACAAACTGCAAATTCAACTATTATACAGTCTACGGATGTTAGTATTGATGGCGTTGGCGATGTATCTCCAGCCATGCTTCATGGGAGTGCCAAAGGAAAACAGTCAGGTATACTTACTGAAGAGGAAACGAGGACTAATGCTGATTCATCTAAGCAAGGAGCTCTACCTGATACCGATGTCCAAGATGATGATTGCTATCTTTCCACATTTTATGAGCGAGTGAAAAGACACCATCGTGACAAGTCAAGAAAAT TACAATCTGGGAGGAAGTTAACTGAAATCATCAACTGTTTTGATTGCCACTACTTCAAGATCTCGGGTTCAGTAGCAGCAACAGCATGGAAGTAA
- the LOC122027438 gene encoding uncharacterized protein LOC122027438 isoform X3 encodes MLKKVPALCFGPDENSHVSTYRMVLERFPVSLNKRPWSKIEKDNLAKGIKQQYQEMLLLNSMNMESDKECTSDSNLMSAVTLSHLEFTPEMCRSFIPMVNWDRLASMYILGRSGAECEARWLNCEDSMINHEPWTAEEDKKLLFILQERGIYNWIEISITLGTHRTPFQCLVRYQRSLNPHILNKDWTEEEDAQLRAAVENYGENNWQIVASCLEGRLGNQCSNRWSRTVNPARKKVGRWSVDEDKLLKVAVKLFGAKNWVKIAQFIPGRTQIQCRERWLNCLDPSLNLQPWTAEEDIKLLDAVAIHGNCWSKIATCIPPRTDNQCRRRWKILCPEELLMLQSATQIKKSALISNFVSRERERPAIGTKDFTSVLGSTMVQKIAGPKVRKRKLRADQPKKLTTRTRKAKGNSEKVNFINRDNIRRKSRSKSIRHCKDNATEDCMRNTTANILPENAETVTVVSLSAGQGMCLEKTMDKSLSENPRTSNINSKVSALANSTPDGTSNPSVDAAPDENQRTSIINSKVPALANSAADKRFNDLPHVLCLNATSSVDIKRKRKKASENLYTSRINSRSPSIESLTDCIANSSVDIRRKITSNGNISRSSKASTNLLHISQVQKSCEENVVELGVPNTSELVPPDLHSFGANSNTSIPECVSWPTKKRKRSKPQGALARVSDDNNLLASGVDTSAVRGTERAMSMGSSLKVPAEDGQMENSQKPTHNLKKLTDLPCIMTAMTICLFQHFVIWKKENWVVQLRQRAHKLQIQLLYSLRMLVLMALAMYLQPCFMGVPKENSQVYLLKRKRGLMLIHLSKELYLIPMSKMMIAIFPHFMSE; translated from the exons ATGCTGAAGAAAGTTCCTGCTTTATGTTTTGGCCCAGATGAGAACTCTCATGTTTCTACATATAGAATGGTACTTGAAAGATTCCCCGTTTCACTTAATAAACGACCATGGTCAAAGATTGAGAAAGACAATCTTGCAAAAGGAATAAAGCAACAGTATCAAGAGATGCTGCTTTTGAACTCAATGAATATGGAAAG TGACAAAGAGTGCACATCAGATTCAAATCTAATGTCTGCAGTGACACTAAGTCATCTCGAATTCACACCTGAAATGTGTAGGTCATTTATACCAATGGTAAATTGGGATCGTTTAGCTTCCATGTATATCTTGGGGCGTTCAGGTGCAGAATGTGAAGCAag GTGGTTGAACTGTGAGGATTCTATGATCAATCATGAACCTTGGACAGCAGAGGAGGATAAGAAGCTTCTATTTATTTTACAAGAAAGGGGCATTTACAATTGGATAGAAATTTCAATCACATTGGGTACACATCGAACACCATTCCAATGCTTAGTACGTTACCAACGGAGTCTTAATCCTCATATTCTTAACAAGGACTGgacagaggaagaagatgcacagcTTCGTGCAGCTGTAGAGAACTATGGCGAAAATAACTGGCAGATTGTAGCTTCTTGCTTAGAAGGGCGTTTGGGTAATCAATGTTCTAATCG GTGGTCCAGAACCGTTAACCCTGCAAGGAAGAAAGTAGGCAGGTGGTCAGTCGATGAGGATAAACTGCTAAAAGTAGCAGTGAAGCTATTTGGGGCAAAAAATTGGGTTAAGATAGCTCAGTTTATACCAGGTCGGACCCAGATACAAtgtcgagaaag GTGGCTTAACTGTTTGGATCCATCCTTGAATTTACAGCCTTGGACTGCAGAAGAGGATATCAAGCTCTTAGATGCTGTTGCAATTCATGGAAATTGTTGGTCCAAAATTGCTACTTGCATTCCTCCACGCACTGACAACCAATGCAGAAG GAGATGGAAGATTCTTTGCCCTGAAGAATTGCTCATGCTTCAATCTGCAACGCAGATAAAGAAGAGTGCGCTTATTTCTAATTTTGTAAGCCGAGAAAGAGAGCGACCAGCAATTGGTACTAAGGACTTTACATCTGTTCTTGGTTCTACTATGGTTCAGAAAATTGCCGGTCCAAAAGTAAGGAAGAGAAAGCTAAG GGCCGATCAACCTAAGAAGTTGACAACTAGGACCAGAAAAGCCAAAGGAAACTCAGAAAAGGTTAATTTCATAAACAG GGATAATATACGAAGAAAGTCCAGATCTAAATCCATAAGGCACTGTAAAGATAATGCAACTGAAGATTGTATGAGAAATACAACAGCCAATATACTGCCAGAGAATGCAGAAACTGTAACTGTTGTAAGCTTGAGTGCTGGGCAAGGTATGTGCCTTGAGAAGACAATGGATAAAAGTTTGAG TGAAAATCCAAGGACCTCAAATATCAACTCCAAAGTATCTGCTCTAGCAAATTCAACACCAGATGGCACATCTAATCCTTCAGTTGATGCAGCTCCTGATGAAAATCAAAGGACCTCAATTATCAACTCCAAAGTACCTGCTCTAGCAAATTCAGCAGCAGATAAAAGATTTAATGATTTGCCTCATGTTTTATGTTTGAATGCTACTTCTAGTGTGGacattaaaaggaaaagaaagaaagcaAG TGAAAATCTATATACATCGAGGATCAACTCCAGATCACCTTCTATAGAGAGTTTGACAGATTGCATAGCCAATTCTTCGGTTGATATTAGAAGGAAAATCACTTCCAATGGGAATATTTCAAGGAGCTCGAAAGCAAG TACGAATCTACTCCACATATCTCAAGTACAAAAATCTTGTGAGGAAAATGTTGTAGAACTTGGCGTGCCCAATACTTCCGAACTTGTTCCTCCTGATTTGCATTCTTTTGGTGCTAATTCTAATACTTCTATCCCAGAATGTGTCAGTTGGCCAACCAAGAAAAGGAAAAG AAGTAAGCCACAAGGTGCTCTAGCTCGTGTAAGTGATGACAACAATTTACTGGCGTCTGGGGTTGATACTTCTGCTGTCCGTGGCACTGAGAGAGCAATGAGTATGGGCTCAAG TTTAAAAGTGCCTGCTGAAGACGGTCAAATGGAGAACTCTCA GAAACCAACACACAATCTGAAGAAGCTAACAGACCTACCATGTATAATGACAGCAATGACTATTTGTCTCTTTCAACATTTTGTAATATGGAAAAAGGAAAACTGGGTTGTACAGTTAAGACAAAGAGCGCACAAACTGCAAATTCAACTATTATACAGTCTACGGATGTTAGTATTGATGGCGTTGGCGATGTATCTCCAGCCATGCTTCATGGGAGTGCCAAAGGAAAACAGTCAGGTATACTTACTGAAGAGGAAACGAGGACTAATGCTGATTCATCTAAGCAAGGAGCTCTACCTGATACCGATGTCCAAGATGATGATTGCTATCTTTCCACATTTTATGAGCGAGTGA